The genomic window CACCGCACGGACCGGGAGCGGCGAGAGGGTGACCGCCCGCGCGACGTTGACGCCCTTCCCGCTCAGCTCGGTGGACACGCCCACCGCCCGGTTGACGTCGCCGAGTCGGAGCCCGTCGACGCGATAGGTCTGGTCGATCGCGGCCGCCGGCGTGACCGTCACGATGCCGCTCATGCGTCCGCCCCGACCGTCTCGACGCGGACGCCGGTCGAGCGGAGGCTGTCGAGGGTCGGTTCGTCGACGCCCTGATGCACCACCGCCACGTCGAGACGGGTGGCCGGGACGGAGGCCGCGAGGCCGTCGGCGCCGAACGTCGCCGGGTCGGCCAGGAGGATCGCCGTGGAGGCGAGTTCGGCCGCGGCCGCGACGACCGCCGCCTCCTCCGGCGAGGCGTGGAGCAGTCGGCCGTCCGCGGAGACACCGAGCGCCTCGACGACCGCGACGTCGAGGCGGAGGCCGGCGAGCTGCTCGCGCGCCCAGGCGCCGGTGAGGACGCCGCGCCCGTCCGCCGTTCCGCCGACGAGGTGGACGACGGCCGATTCCTCGGCAGCGGCCGCGGCCAGGGCGACCGGCACCGAAGCCGTCACGATGACGGTCCCGGCGGTCGTCGCGAGGCCCCCGGCGAGCGCTTCGCAGGCTGAGCCCGCGCCGAGGAAGACCGCTGAGCCCGGGTCGACCAGGGTCAGCGCCCGCGCGGCGAGCGTACCGGACACTCCGGCGTCCTGGCCCGGGTCGAGGTCGGTGCGCACCGCCCCGCCGTGCGCGCGTCGGAGGCGTCCGTCGAGTTCGAGCACGCGGAGGTCGCGTCGGATCGTCTCCTCGGTCACGCCGAGGTCCACTGCGAGCCGGCCGACTTCGACCCGCCCGTCCTGGTCGAGTCGGGTGAGGATCTCCCGACGCCGGTCGTCCACCGGGCTGGACGTGGCCGTCCCGCGGCCGCCGACGGACGCGCTCATCGTTCCACCCCGGCACGGTCGTCGCGTTCCGACGACGGACCGTCGGGGCTCGGCTCGTCGGCCCGTCGTCGCCACCACGGGCCGAGAGCCTCGACGAGCTCGTCGAACGCGGTTCCGACCCCGGCCCAGTACGCGGCTGAGGCGTCCGTCGGCAGGACGGCGGGTGCGTGTCGGACGAGGTCGTGCTGGGCCTGTTCCACCGACGGCAGGAGTCCGGTGGCGACCCCGGCGACGATCGCGGCGCCGAGGGCCCCGGCCTCCTCGGAGTCGACGACCGTCACGGGCGCCCCGAGGGCGTTGGCCACGAGTTGCACGTACAGCGGCGACCGCGCGAGGCCGCCGCCGAGGACGATCGGCTCGTCCCACCGGAACCGTTCGCCGAGCGCCCGGGTGTGCCAACGGTGCATGAGCACGATGCCCTCGAGGGCTCCGCGCAGGACGTGTGCCCGGGTGTGCCAGTCTCGGACGCCGACGAGGGTGGCCGACGCCTCGGCGCCGAGCGGCGAGTCCGATTGGAAGGGCAGGACGAGCGGCACGTGCTCCTCCGGAAGGAGTGCTGCGGCCTCGGCGATCAGCGTGTCACGGCCCGTGGCGTCGGTCACGCCCAGGAGCCGGAGCGTCCAGTCGAAGGAGGGCGATGCCGTCGCCGAGGTGGACATCGCGATCCGCAGGTCCGGGGTGATCGAGAGGCGGGACTGCCACCGCGGGTCCACGTCGGGCTGAGTCGTCGTCACGCCGTTGGTGCTGAACGAGCCGGCCACGAGGGCGAGCCGCCCGGGGACGAGCGCTCCCATGCCGATCGACGAGGCCTGCACGTCGTGGAGTCCCGACACGACCGGCGTCCCGGCGACGAGGCCCGTCACCGCGGCGGCCGCCGGCAGCACCGACCCGACGATCGTGCCGCTCGGGTTGATCGGCGGCAGCAGGCGGAGCAGTTCGGCGGGCAGGCCATAGGCGTCGAGGACCTCGGCGCTCCAGGTGGCGGTCCCGACGTCGAGGAAGGAGGCGCAGGCGTCGGAGTAGTCGGTTGAGATCTCGCCGGTGAGCCGCAGACGGACCGCGTCCTTGCAGAAGAGCATCGCATCGGCTTGCTGGACACGCTCCGGGTCGTGCCGGAGCAGCCAGCGGAGGAGGTTGCCGGCGGCGCCCGGCGTCGGCAGCTGTCCGGAGCGTTCGAGCACCACGCGCAGCCGGTCGGGATCGGAGGCGAGTTCGGCGGCCTCGACGTGCGCCCGGGAGTCCATCGCCGTGATGGCCGGGCCGACCGGTGCTCCCGCGGCGGTCACGAGGTGCAGGCCGTCGCCGTGGCCGGTGATCCCGACGGCGGCGACCAGGCTCGGGTCGACACCCGACGTCGCCATCACCTCCGACACCGCGTCGGCGACCGCGGCCCAGAGGGCGTCCTGCGACCGCTCGGCGTGCCGGGCGACGGGGCGGTCGACGGGGCTCGCGCGCCGAGCGACGGCGACCGGGTGCAACCGCTCGTCGTGGAGGACGGCCTTGACCGCGGTCTGCCCGACGTCGATCCCGAGGAGGAACCGCGACCCCGACTCGTGGGGTGCGCTGTGCGGCCCGTGCTCAGCCATCGGCGGCCTTCCGTTCGTCGTCATCGTCGTCGTCGGGTGCGCCCGATCATGTTGATCTTTGCACCGATCCCACCGAACCGGAAGGGATATCGGACAGATTCGGATACGCTGGCCAGACCGGACGGAGCAGTCATGTACCCAGCAGAGCGTCACGCCGCGATCCTCGCGGGTGCCCGCGACGGCGACGGCGCCCTGTCGGTCGCCGAGCTGAGCAGCCGACTCGGCGTCACGCCGGAGACCATCCGTCGCGACCTCGCGGTACTCGAGCGACAGGGGCTCATCCGCCGCCACCATGGTGGCGCGGTCCTCGCCCGGCGACCCGCGTTCGAGCCCAGCCTCCAACGACGCCGCGAAGGCGAGCGCATCGAGCGCGCTGCCGTCGCGAGGCTCGTCGTCGAGCAGCTCCCCGAGGAGGGAGTGGTCCTCCTCGACTCCGGTGCGATGACCCTCGAGGTCGCCGCACTCCTCCCCCACGCCAGCCGACTCCTCGTGGTGACGAACAGCCTGCCGATCGTCGCCCTGCTCGGTGGCCGGCCGCGACTCACCGTGCTCGCCCTGCCGGGGCGGGTCCGCGCCGTCACCCAGGCGACCGTCGGCGCGTGGACCGTCGAACGGCTGTCGGGGCTCCACGCCGACGTCGCCGTCCTGGGCGCCAACGGGGTGGGGCTCACCTCGGGCGCCACGACGACCCTGCCCGAGGAGGCCGAGGTGAAGCGGGCGATGCTCGACATCTCCAGACGACGCATCCTCGCCGTCACCGCCGCGAAGTTCGGCACCACCTCGTTCCACCGGGCCGCTGGGCTCGACGAGTT from Plantibacter flavus includes these protein-coding regions:
- a CDS encoding DeoR/GlpR family DNA-binding transcription regulator; the protein is MSASVGGRGTATSSPVDDRRREILTRLDQDGRVEVGRLAVDLGVTEETIRRDLRVLELDGRLRRAHGGAVRTDLDPGQDAGVSGTLAARALTLVDPGSAVFLGAGSACEALAGGLATTAGTVIVTASVPVALAAAAAEESAVVHLVGGTADGRGVLTGAWAREQLAGLRLDVAVVEALGVSADGRLLHASPEEAAVVAAAAELASTAILLADPATFGADGLAASVPATRLDVAVVHQGVDEPTLDSLRSTGVRVETVGADA
- a CDS encoding FGGY-family carbohydrate kinase: MAEHGPHSAPHESGSRFLLGIDVGQTAVKAVLHDERLHPVAVARRASPVDRPVARHAERSQDALWAAVADAVSEVMATSGVDPSLVAAVGITGHGDGLHLVTAAGAPVGPAITAMDSRAHVEAAELASDPDRLRVVLERSGQLPTPGAAGNLLRWLLRHDPERVQQADAMLFCKDAVRLRLTGEISTDYSDACASFLDVGTATWSAEVLDAYGLPAELLRLLPPINPSGTIVGSVLPAAAAVTGLVAGTPVVSGLHDVQASSIGMGALVPGRLALVAGSFSTNGVTTTQPDVDPRWQSRLSITPDLRIAMSTSATASPSFDWTLRLLGVTDATGRDTLIAEAAALLPEEHVPLVLPFQSDSPLGAEASATLVGVRDWHTRAHVLRGALEGIVLMHRWHTRALGERFRWDEPIVLGGGLARSPLYVQLVANALGAPVTVVDSEEAGALGAAIVAGVATGLLPSVEQAQHDLVRHAPAVLPTDASAAYWAGVGTAFDELVEALGPWWRRRADEPSPDGPSSERDDRAGVER
- a CDS encoding DeoR/GlpR family DNA-binding transcription regulator, producing the protein MYPAERHAAILAGARDGDGALSVAELSSRLGVTPETIRRDLAVLERQGLIRRHHGGAVLARRPAFEPSLQRRREGERIERAAVARLVVEQLPEEGVVLLDSGAMTLEVAALLPHASRLLVVTNSLPIVALLGGRPRLTVLALPGRVRAVTQATVGAWTVERLSGLHADVAVLGANGVGLTSGATTTLPEEAEVKRAMLDISRRRILAVTAAKFGTTSFHRAAGLDEFDQIVTDDGLDPDTVDALAESGPELLLATT